A window of Mercenaria mercenaria strain notata chromosome 16, MADL_Memer_1, whole genome shotgun sequence contains these coding sequences:
- the LOC123541296 gene encoding monocarboxylate transporter 13-like isoform X1 — MNNMHQENERKYIHTESTHLLRKTGYRKRKLATKLRKVVVMVSCIMQLIITSGIGYGLSVMYAELVIVFNAKRADAALIQSLNMGLSCSSGIIFTSLIDRLGPGKSIVIGGIVSSLGLFLSAFAHGLTLIILCTGVLSGVAMSINFLSAFMTTSFMFPNSASLFLIILTSGHSIGQFIVPLLYELFISQYSWSGAFILISGISLHYIPCGLVIHCSKDYFVTERKSHTNTSNTFCDKTLLRDVVVWILMMTCLVQYITFNVESWFIVDHMVSRGFTRESGSMLVSSLGIGSFIGRFLGGILQYAIKWPTVYHWVYLCTLTAGLHALIINLNEFWSLFVSCVMYGILFAVTSAQLPAIVFEASGHERYPRAMALINIACGLGDTLGPILGGFIKDIFGEYDVVFYIAAGGSLFISGTAIIISCIINYRKFRSESDILAFDVEYKTLK, encoded by the exons atgaaCAACATGCATCAGGAAAACGAAAggaaatacatacatacagaaTCAACACATCTCTTGAGAAAAACTGGCTACAG aaaaagaaagCTAGCGACAAAGTTGAGGAAAGTGGTTGTCATGGTATCCTGTATAATGCAGCTTATTATAACAAGCGGTATTGGATATGGCCTGAGTGTAATGTACGCCgaacttgtcattgtttttaATGCTAAGAGAGCCGACGCCGCTCTCATTCAAAGTCTGAACATGGGATTGTCGTGTTCCAGTG GTATTATTTTCACCAGTCTGATAGATAGGTTAGGCCCGGGAAAGAGCATTGTTATTGGTGGTATTGTCAGCAGTCTTGGATTGTTCCTCAGTGCATTTGCTCATGGACTTACTCTTATTATTCTTTGCACCGGAGTTTTATCAG GAGTGGCGATGTCAATAAATTTTCTATCTGCTTTCATGACAACGAGTTTCATGTTTCCGAATAGCGCTAGTCTATTTCTCATCATATTGACCAGTGGACATAGCATTGGACAGTTTATTGTTCCCCTTCTTTATGAGttatttatttcacaatattcttGGTCCGGCGCATTCATTCTTATCTCAGGTATATCTCTACATTACATCCCATGCGGACTTGTTATTCACTGCTCGAAGGATTACTTTGTTACTGAAAGAAAGTCTCACACTAATACATCTAACACATTTTGTGACAAAACGCTCTTAAGAGATGTAGTTGTCTGGATCCTTATGATGACATGCCTTGTGCAATATATCACGT TTAACGTTGAATCCTGGTTTATTGTGGACCATATGGTATCACGTGGCTTCACACGAGAGTCTGGTTCAATGCTTGTATCAAGCCTAGGAATTGGCAGTTTCATTGGTCGTTTTCTTGGGGGAATACTTCAATATGCAattaa ATGGCCTACGGTGTATCACTGGGTATATTTGTGTACGCTTACAGCCGGACTTCATGCACTTATAATTAACTTGAACGAGTTCTGGTCTCTATTTGTTTCTTGTGTGATGTACGGTATTTTGTTTGCTGTAACCTCGGCACAACTTCCGGCTATTGTTTTCGAGGCATCTGGACATGAAAGATATCCACGAGCCATGGCACTGATAAATATAGCATGTGGCCTTGGTGACACTCTCGGTCCTATCTTAGGCG GTTTCATTAAAGACATTTTCGGTGAGTATGACGTAGTATTCTATATAGCTGCTGGAGGAAGTCTTTTCATCAGTGGTACAGCAATTATCATTTCATGCATTATAAACTACCGAAAGTTTCGTTCTGAATCGGACATTCTGGCGTTTGATGTGGAGTATAAAACATTAAAGTGA
- the LOC123541296 gene encoding monocarboxylate transporter 6-like isoform X2: MNNMHQENERKYIHTESTHLLRKTGYRKRKLATKLRKVVVMVSCIMQLIITSGIGYGLSVMYAELVIVFNAKRADAALIQSLNMGLSCSSGIIFTSLIDRLGPGKSIVIGGIVSSLGLFLSAFAHGLTLIILCTGVLSGVAMSINFLSAFMTTSFMFPNSASLFLIILTSGHSIGQFIVPLLYELFISQYSWSGAFILISVNVESWFIVDHMVSRGFTRESGSMLVSSLGIGSFIGRFLGGILQYAIKWPTVYHWVYLCTLTAGLHALIINLNEFWSLFVSCVMYGILFAVTSAQLPAIVFEASGHERYPRAMALINIACGLGDTLGPILGGFIKDIFGEYDVVFYIAAGGSLFISGTAIIISCIINYRKFRSESDILAFDVEYKTLK; encoded by the exons atgaaCAACATGCATCAGGAAAACGAAAggaaatacatacatacagaaTCAACACATCTCTTGAGAAAAACTGGCTACAG aaaaagaaagCTAGCGACAAAGTTGAGGAAAGTGGTTGTCATGGTATCCTGTATAATGCAGCTTATTATAACAAGCGGTATTGGATATGGCCTGAGTGTAATGTACGCCgaacttgtcattgtttttaATGCTAAGAGAGCCGACGCCGCTCTCATTCAAAGTCTGAACATGGGATTGTCGTGTTCCAGTG GTATTATTTTCACCAGTCTGATAGATAGGTTAGGCCCGGGAAAGAGCATTGTTATTGGTGGTATTGTCAGCAGTCTTGGATTGTTCCTCAGTGCATTTGCTCATGGACTTACTCTTATTATTCTTTGCACCGGAGTTTTATCAG GAGTGGCGATGTCAATAAATTTTCTATCTGCTTTCATGACAACGAGTTTCATGTTTCCGAATAGCGCTAGTCTATTTCTCATCATATTGACCAGTGGACATAGCATTGGACAGTTTATTGTTCCCCTTCTTTATGAGttatttatttcacaatattcttGGTCCGGCGCATTCATTCTTATCTCAG TTAACGTTGAATCCTGGTTTATTGTGGACCATATGGTATCACGTGGCTTCACACGAGAGTCTGGTTCAATGCTTGTATCAAGCCTAGGAATTGGCAGTTTCATTGGTCGTTTTCTTGGGGGAATACTTCAATATGCAattaa ATGGCCTACGGTGTATCACTGGGTATATTTGTGTACGCTTACAGCCGGACTTCATGCACTTATAATTAACTTGAACGAGTTCTGGTCTCTATTTGTTTCTTGTGTGATGTACGGTATTTTGTTTGCTGTAACCTCGGCACAACTTCCGGCTATTGTTTTCGAGGCATCTGGACATGAAAGATATCCACGAGCCATGGCACTGATAAATATAGCATGTGGCCTTGGTGACACTCTCGGTCCTATCTTAGGCG GTTTCATTAAAGACATTTTCGGTGAGTATGACGTAGTATTCTATATAGCTGCTGGAGGAAGTCTTTTCATCAGTGGTACAGCAATTATCATTTCATGCATTATAAACTACCGAAAGTTTCGTTCTGAATCGGACATTCTGGCGTTTGATGTGGAGTATAAAACATTAAAGTGA